One Terriglobales bacterium genomic window, GATGGCGACTTCGTCCGCTGTCCCCTGCTTGAACACCCCACCCATGTCCACGTACAGCCCCTCGGTGTTCTCGCGGATCACGACGAAGTCGATGTCGGAGGGCTTGCGGTCCTTCAGCGGGCACAGTGACGCGTCCAACACCTTCACCGGCCGCACGTTGGCATAGAGGTCCAGCCGGAAGCGCATGCCCAGCAGGATCTCCCGGGCATGGATATTGGAAGGTACTCGCGGATCGCCGAACGCCCCCACGAAGATGGCGTCGTACTCGCGCGCCAGCATCTCGTACCCGCCCGGAGGAACGGTAGTACCGTCTTTCAGGTAGCGCTCCGCGCCCCAGTCGAGTTCCGTGAACTCCACCGCCGCGCCCGTCGCGCGCACTACTTTCACCGCCTCGGCCACCACTTCCCTGCCGATGCCGTCCCCGGGCAGGACTGCGATCTTCTTGTTTAAAGCCACGGTCCGTGAAGATACCAGCTTATGTTCCCTGGGGAAACCGGTGCCTCCGGCGCCCCTCTGGACCCGGGGGCATAGGGGGAGGGGTACCTCTCCCAGTCTTGGCTATAATCAAGAATTGCTCATGCCGCGCACGCCCCATTTGTACGAGAGACTTGCCGCCTCCGGCGCCCGCTTCGGTGAGTATCACGGCCTGGAGACCGCGGCCTCTTTCGGTTCGCCGGCCGCGGAATACTCCGCCCTGCATTCCGGTTGCGGCCTGTTCGACCTTGCCTGGCGCACCAGCTTCGTCGCCCGCGGCGAGGACCGCGTGCGCTGGCTCAATGGCATGGTCACCAACAACGTCCGCGACCTGCCCGTAGGCCACGGGGCCTACAGTTTCCTGCTCAGCCCGCAGGGTCACATCCTGGGCGACATGGTGGTCTTCAAGCGAAGCGACGATGTTCTCATCGAGACCGACGCCGAGCAGGCGCCCAGGCTGCGTGAGCTGCTGGACAAGTACATCATCATGGACGACGTCGAGCTGGGTGACGCGGACGCAGTCTGTCGCATCGGTCTCGAAGGTCCGAAGTCGGCTGAAGTTCTGCGTCTCGCCGGTCTCCATCCCGGCGATTTGCAACCTCTTGAGATGCGGACCGTCGAGAGCACGCCCTTCGGCTGCACTTTGGTCCGGAATCGCTCCGCCTCCGGCTACGAAATCTGGCTCGCTGCGGAGAATGCCGTCGCGGCATGGGACGCGCTGGTCGCTGCCGGAGCCACGCCGGTCGGATTCGAGGCATTTGAGATCTGGCGCGTCTCTCAAGGCATCCCTCGCTACGGCCTCGATATTCGCGAGCGCGACCTGCCGCAGGAGACCGAGCAGCATCAGGCCCTGAATTTCACTAAAGGCTGCTATGTCGGCCAGGAAATCGTGGAACGCATCCGCTCCCGCGGCCAGGTGCACCGCAAATTTACCGGCCTTGTCATCACCGGCCCGACACCGGCGCCCGGAACCAAGGTTTCAGCTGCCGGCAAGGAAGTCGGAGAAATCACCAGTGTCGCCCGCATCCCCGCCACCAACGGCAGCTCCCGCACGCTCGCTCTCGGCTACATTCGCCGGGAAGC contains:
- a CDS encoding isocitrate/isopropylmalate family dehydrogenase, producing MALNKKIAVLPGDGIGREVVAEAVKVVRATGAAVEFTELDWGAERYLKDGTTVPPGGYEMLAREYDAIFVGAFGDPRVPSNIHAREILLGMRFRLDLYANVRPVKVLDASLCPLKDRKPSDIDFVVIRENTEGLYVDMGGVFKQGTADEVAI
- a CDS encoding glycine cleavage T C-terminal barrel domain-containing protein produces the protein MPRTPHLYERLAASGARFGEYHGLETAASFGSPAAEYSALHSGCGLFDLAWRTSFVARGEDRVRWLNGMVTNNVRDLPVGHGAYSFLLSPQGHILGDMVVFKRSDDVLIETDAEQAPRLRELLDKYIIMDDVELGDADAVCRIGLEGPKSAEVLRLAGLHPGDLQPLEMRTVESTPFGCTLVRNRSASGYEIWLAAENAVAAWDALVAAGATPVGFEAFEIWRVSQGIPRYGLDIRERDLPQETEQHQALNFTKGCYVGQEIVERIRSRGQVHRKFTGLVITGPTPAPGTKVSAAGKEVGEITSVARIPATNGSSRTLALGYIRREAAEPGAVVQMDSAEATVADLPFQEAQ